The DNA sequence CAGCCGGAGCTGATACTCGATAAGCCTGATAAGCCACTCCCTTGTCTTTGGAAGCTCCCGGGGAGACACCTCGAAGGTTATCATGCCATCATAGCCCACCCTTCGAACGGTGTTGAGGAATCTGGCGATGGGGAGATCTCCTCTTCCGAGAAAGAGGTGGCTTTCGTGCTCACCGGAATCGCTGAGGTGGATGTTGCGCAGCCTTCCGGTTCGGAAGACCTTGATAAAAGGGGCAATGATATCCGCGCCGAAGCTGGCGAGATGGGTCGTGTCAAAAGTGAAATAGAGATTATGTTCCTCGCCGAAGGCGACAAGGTCGTTGATATCGTTGAGAATATACGAGGTGAGCATGAGATGCTTGCCTGCCCGGGGCATGTTTTCAATGGTGAGCGCGATATCGGCACAGTCGAGCTCTTTCTGAAAGTCATGAATGCTCTTGAGCCATCGGGCAAAGCCTATCTCCATCGTCAGCCACGCAGGGGGATGGAAATTGACAACGCTCGCCCCGAGGACGCGGGCGATGTCAATGG is a window from the Syntrophorhabdaceae bacterium genome containing:
- a CDS encoding sugar phosphate isomerase/epimerase, giving the protein MKYIFSTGCLFHLPIEEIFYLAGEGGFDGCELVIDQRFMSDGYLDRVQACMEILPVHTIHAPFLKMKKWGTKVDELKRTIDIARVLGASVVNFHPPAWLTMEIGFARWLKSIHDFQKELDCADIALTIENMPRAGKHLMLTSYILNDINDLVAFGEEHNLYFTFDTTHLASFGADIIAPFIKVFRTGRLRNIHLSDSGEHESHLFLGRGDLPIARFLNTVRRVGYDGMITFEVSPRELPKTREWLIRLIEYQLRLIKLHTGEALV